The Candidatus Phytoplasma asteris DNA segment GATAAAAATCAAAGAAAAGTACAAGTTTTGGAAATGATTAAATTAGTAGGATTGCAAGAAAGTGATTTGGCGCGTTATCCTCATGAATTTTCAGGAGGACAAAAACAAAGAATTGTAATTGCTAGAGCCTTAATTGTAAAACCTACTTTAATTATTGCTGATGAACCTGTTTCTGCTTTGGATGTTTCCATTCAGGCACAAATTCTTAATCTTTTAAATGAATTGAAAGAAAAATTAAAACTTACTATTGTCTTTATTTCTCATGATTTATCCATAGTTAAGTATTTTTGTGATAGATGTGCTGTAATGTATCATGGTAATGTAGTAGAAATGGCAAATGTTAAAGAATTTTTGTCTTTCCTCAACATCAATATACTAAAACTTTATTGAAAGATGCTAATTTAAGTTAAGTTGAAGTGTGGGAAAATAAATCAATATACTAAAAACAAGATATTAAGATAAAAAGAGACTTTTTAAGTCTCTTTTTTGTTTATTTAGTTCTAAAAAGACAAAAAACATTGTAATTTATATACAATACTGTATTTATCTTTAAAACTTTTGATATCTATTATTACAAAAACATTGTAAT contains these protein-coding regions:
- a CDS encoding ATP-binding cassette domain-containing protein, which codes for MSKLLAHLKGLICQGIKDKNQRKVQVLEMIKLVGLQESDLARYPHEFSGGQKQRIVIARALIVKPTLIIADEPVSALDVSIQAQILNLLNELKEKLKLTIVFISHDLSIVKYFCDRCAVMYHGNVVEMANVKEFLSFLNINILKLY